The candidate division WOR-3 bacterium genome segment ATAAACTAACCGAGTGAAGATTAGGTCTTTTTCTTTATTTTTCCGAAATTTTACAGTTAGGAGTTTTCTAAATTGCAGATAAATCTTAAGTCTTATTTGAAATTATTCAAACTCCGCAATCTGCTTTTTCTAATAAGTTCTGGCACAATTTCACAATTTGGTGACCGATTGACTCATATGTTGTTGATTACTTTAATTGGTGTTGCTAATCCTGGTAAGATTTCTGCATTTTCTCAAGCATCTTTGACCTTTACTCTGCCTGTAATTATATTTTCTCCCATAATAGGTGCTTTGGTTGACCGATGGTCAAAACGCACTGTGATGATTCGGGCACATATTATTCAAGCAATTCTTTTAGCAATTACACCCTTACTGATTGCTCGGGCACGCGCTTTTTATCCGTTCTGGATTGTGGTGACACTATTTTTTACCATTGATATTTTTAATAATACGGCTAAACCGGCACTGCTACCCAATTTAGTAGCAAGACGAAAACTATTAATGGCAAATTCTTTAGACCAGTTTCTTGCTCGGTTTGCGACAGTAGCCGGTATGGTCTTAGGTGGATTTTTAATTGCAAAAATCGGCTGGCAATGGGGAATGGTCTTTAATGCTTGCACTCATCTTTGTGCCGGCTTATTAGTCTTTGGCATTATTTCTCATAATAATTCTCATCAGCCTTGCCAGCAAACAACTGAGTTTAAGTTCTTTCAAACCTTTATAAATTTGGTCCAAGATATTAGAGAGGTCTTAAGGCTAATGCGACAGAATAGATTTGTCAGTATTGTGCTCTTATCTTTCGCGATGATAACTTTTGTTGCCAGCGTCTCTTACACAGTGCTAATTTTTTTAGTGCAACAGGTTTTGAATTGGGGCACTCAAGGCGTTGGTATTATGAGTGGGATTCTGGCAATTGGAATGATTTTGGGAGCACTCTTATTAGGAATTATTCCTGTAATGATAAGTAAGTTTAAGATTATTGGCTTGGGATTTCTTGTTTATGGCATATTATTTATCATCGGACCATTTTTGATTGTGAAAAGTTTTCTGATTATCGTTGCTCTGCTGGGTGGTATCATATTTTCTCTGATCATTGTGGCTCAAAATACAATTCTCCAAGAAGATGTTTTACCGGAAATTCGGGGTCGAATATTCTCAATCAAAGAATTTGCCGGCAATATTATGTTTGTGCTAACGGCAATAATAATTGGTATTTTAAGTGATTTGACTTCTTATAAAATTATGCTTTTATTAACAGGTGTTGGACTAACCGGATTTGCCTTATTAGAACTTATTTTTGTTACTAAAAAGCGGTAGTGTCAAGAATTTTGTGTAAATTCTTTTTTCCATAAAGGCTTGGCTCCTATTGTTGGTTATATTTGTTAAGAACTGGATACACAAAGATATTGACGCATTTAAGATAATTATTTATACTTAATGCCAATGATACGATTTTCTATATTCATAGTATTATTATTTATTCATCCGCTCTATTCAATAGTTCCGTTATCAAGTTCACCATCCTGGACATCTATTGATAATGACTATTCTACTGGTGCTGGTTTTGCAGATATTAATAATGATGGGTTTATTGATTTCTGGACTTCAAATGGTAATGATATGGCATTGAATAAACAAGCGATATACTATAACAATAATGGCAATTTAGAAACTCAAGCCAGTTGGCGTTCACAAGACTCTGGAATGTTCGGTCATCTCTATATCGGCGACATTAACAATGATGGCAATTTAGATATGGCAGTTGCATATTTAGGACCACAAGGCGATTGTAAAACCCGAATCTATAAAAACACAGGCACAACTTTGACATCATTACCTTATTGGCTTTCTTCAGATACTGATACTTCTTTTGATTGTGCCTTGGGTGATGTTGATTTAGATGGTGATTTAGATTTAGCAGTTACAGCCGGTGATGCTTATACTTCAAGAAAATCGCCAGCGAAAATCTATCGGAATCATAATGGTCTATTTGAGAACTTGCCATTTTGGATTGCCGGAGATTCAACACCTTCCGATGCAATCAGATTTGCTGATTTTAATCGCGATGGCTATTTAGATTTAATTGTCGGTTATCGCCGAAAACTTTCAGTTTTTTATAATCAAAACGGTACACTTGAAACGACCGCAAGTTGGAGTATTGCAGAACGAGGATGGATTTTACGCATTGCACCTGCGGATTATGATAATGACGGCTGGCTTGATGTCGCGATCGCAGTCAATGGTCAACTTAGCGGTGATTCCAGTCGGATTAAAGTATTCAAAAATAACCAAGGTCAGTTAAATACAATACCTTCCTTCACGATGTTGAAAAATCGGAGATACTGCTCTTGTGTTGAATGGGGAGATGTTAATAATGACGGCTATTTAGATTTATCGGCTGGTGGCTGGTGGGAACCAATTGTCGTCTTTGAAAATCGTAACGGCATTTTAGATACTCTGCCAACCTGGTCTTGGTCTGGTGGTAATAGTCTCGTTTGTGAAGCAATTGTTTGGGGCGATGTTAGAAATCATCATCTGCGGATAAAATCAGACACTTTTATCAGTAATGGCATAAGAAAATTATATTATACAAGCAAAAGACCTTGGCAATATCGTCCAACAATAATGGTACAAGGAGTTATTCTTCCTCTCAATAATTACTGTTATGATATGTCATCAGGCTGGGTTACTTTGCGCAATACGCCAATTGTTGGTGAGACCATTATCATTCAATATCACTATTCCGCATATCCTGATTTAGCCGTGACCAATTGGACTAGTTCTGTAGGTAATTATCTTTTCTATAATACTACGCCATCAACAATTGTTGAAGATGAAATGGCTTTAGAAAAAAATATCGAAGATATTATGGTCTATCCTAATCCGTTTCGGTCTGAAATTAAAATTCAGGTGGCTAATGAGTTTAGAACACCAATCAAAATCTATAATTCCTCAGGTAAATTAGTCAGAACAATTTCTTCTAATTCGGCAATTTGGAATGGAAAAAACGATTTAGGAAATTCAGAGCCGAGCGGAATCTATTTTATTGAAGTTGTAAAGAAAAATGAAATAATTAAAAAGAAAGTAGTCAAATTAAACGATTAAAATTCTATATATGGCTCAATTCTCAGGTGAATTGCTTTCGGAATTGGCTAAATACGGTCAGGTTTATCTTTTTGATATAATCAATTCAACCCAAATTCAGGCTCGAAAGTTAGCCAAAGAAAGTTTCCTTAATAACGGTTATGGTATTAAAGCAATTGTGATTGCGAATCAACAAACTAAAGGTTTTGGTCGGTTTGGTCGCGTTTGGTATTCACCTGCGCAAGGACTTTATTTTAGTCTCTTAGTAAATTTTGCTCATAACGAATGTCCGTTAACTCTCTGGACCCTTTATACTGCGAAAATTATTGCGGATGTGATTGAAGACTTTACCGCAATTCCAATCTATCTTAAATGGCCTAATGATTTAGTCTATATTGATAACAATTATAGTTTTTATAAGGTCGGCGGAATTTTAGCAGAAACAATCGGCAGAAGTCTCTTTTCAGTCAAATCAGATAAACGATTAATGATTATCGGCGTGGGCATAAATATCAATCAGACGAATTTTCCCAAAGAATTACCAGATGCCACTTCACTCAAATTAATAAATATGAAAACTAAACAGATTGATACTGATTTTAATCAGACGGAAATTCTTCATCAAATCCTTAAAGCCATGGCTGATGGGTTAAGTTATTATCTTCAGCATCCTAAAACTGAAATTGTCCGACAAATTAAAGACAAATCGAGTGTTATCGGAAAAAGAGTAAAAATTTCACGCCGGTTCAAAACACTTAATGGAACTGCAATTGATATTGATGAATACGGCAGATTGGTGTTAAGAACTGATATTGGTAGAATTATTACCTTAGATGCTGGTGAAATTCTTTCTATCCGATGATAAAAAATAAATAAATATATAAAAATTAACTAATAAAAATATGGGAAAAATAATAAACAAAAATATAAGAAAAATAACTTACAAAAATAAAAGAAGACGACTAACAAAAATAACTAACAAAGATATAAGTAAAACAACTGATAAAAATATAAAAACAAGTAATAGCAAGGCATTTATTATGGTTGGTGACGATTTATACTGTTTAACCAATTCAATCTCAAAAATATTTCAATCCAAAACATTCACGGATGTAGCAAAAGTTTATGGCTTATCCGTGGCTTAGACGATTAAAGGAGTTATTATGGCTAAAATAGGCATTTTTATCGATGTGCAAAATGTTCAGGAGACTTTTGAACGTCAAGGAAGAGAAGTTCGTTATGATATGTTGCGACGCAATATTATGTTGCTTTGGAAATTAGAAGAGCGTCAATATAAATTCATCGCTTTTGTACCATTCAAACGCGAGGATGAACGAAGACAAAGATTAATTGATGCGCTTTCATTTCAAGGTTATCGCGTTGTTGCTAAACCTGTTCGCGAAAGGTTAGATGGTTCAGTTAAAGCCAATATGGATATTGAGATAACCTTAGAAGTGTTATCAATGGCTGAGTACTTGGATGAAGTGATTTTAATTACAGGTGATGGTGACTTTGTGGCTTTAGTTGACTGGCTATCGAAAAAAGGAAAAAGAGTTGCTGTTATCGGTCTGGGAAAAGGATATACCTCTGTAGAGTTGATTCGTTCCTC includes the following:
- a CDS encoding biotin--[acetyl-CoA-carboxylase] ligase; the protein is MAQFSGELLSELAKYGQVYLFDIINSTQIQARKLAKESFLNNGYGIKAIVIANQQTKGFGRFGRVWYSPAQGLYFSLLVNFAHNECPLTLWTLYTAKIIADVIEDFTAIPIYLKWPNDLVYIDNNYSFYKVGGILAETIGRSLFSVKSDKRLMIIGVGININQTNFPKELPDATSLKLINMKTKQIDTDFNQTEILHQILKAMADGLSYYLQHPKTEIVRQIKDKSSVIGKRVKISRRFKTLNGTAIDIDEYGRLVLRTDIGRIITLDAGEILSIR
- a CDS encoding NYN domain-containing protein: MAKIGIFIDVQNVQETFERQGREVRYDMLRRNIMLLWKLEERQYKFIAFVPFKREDERRQRLIDALSFQGYRVVAKPVRERLDGSVKANMDIEITLEVLSMAEYLDEVILITGDGDFVALVDWLSKKGKRVAVIGLGKGYTSVELIRSSDEYLNLEDIEGVIT
- a CDS encoding MFS transporter; translation: MQINLKSYLKLFKLRNLLFLISSGTISQFGDRLTHMLLITLIGVANPGKISAFSQASLTFTLPVIIFSPIIGALVDRWSKRTVMIRAHIIQAILLAITPLLIARARAFYPFWIVVTLFFTIDIFNNTAKPALLPNLVARRKLLMANSLDQFLARFATVAGMVLGGFLIAKIGWQWGMVFNACTHLCAGLLVFGIISHNNSHQPCQQTTEFKFFQTFINLVQDIREVLRLMRQNRFVSIVLLSFAMITFVASVSYTVLIFLVQQVLNWGTQGVGIMSGILAIGMILGALLLGIIPVMISKFKIIGLGFLVYGILFIIGPFLIVKSFLIIVALLGGIIFSLIIVAQNTILQEDVLPEIRGRIFSIKEFAGNIMFVLTAIIIGILSDLTSYKIMLLLTGVGLTGFALLELIFVTKKR
- a CDS encoding T9SS type A sorting domain-containing protein — its product is MIRFSIFIVLLFIHPLYSIVPLSSSPSWTSIDNDYSTGAGFADINNDGFIDFWTSNGNDMALNKQAIYYNNNGNLETQASWRSQDSGMFGHLYIGDINNDGNLDMAVAYLGPQGDCKTRIYKNTGTTLTSLPYWLSSDTDTSFDCALGDVDLDGDLDLAVTAGDAYTSRKSPAKIYRNHNGLFENLPFWIAGDSTPSDAIRFADFNRDGYLDLIVGYRRKLSVFYNQNGTLETTASWSIAERGWILRIAPADYDNDGWLDVAIAVNGQLSGDSSRIKVFKNNQGQLNTIPSFTMLKNRRYCSCVEWGDVNNDGYLDLSAGGWWEPIVVFENRNGILDTLPTWSWSGGNSLVCEAIVWGDVRNHHLRIKSDTFISNGIRKLYYTSKRPWQYRPTIMVQGVILPLNNYCYDMSSGWVTLRNTPIVGETIIIQYHYSAYPDLAVTNWTSSVGNYLFYNTTPSTIVEDEMALEKNIEDIMVYPNPFRSEIKIQVANEFRTPIKIYNSSGKLVRTISSNSAIWNGKNDLGNSEPSGIYFIEVVKKNEIIKKKVVKLND